One Spartinivicinus poritis genomic window, ATGCGCGATATACATATAAGATAATAACATTAAATATTATTTCAGCATGAAGGATAAATAATTCTGGACCACAGATTAAATTTTCCAAATAAGCTCGCTGAAATCACTTAACTTATTATCTGCTGTCATTAATTTCATAGGCTCTGTGATTGCTTGAGCTACTAAAAGCCTGTCGAAAGGGTCTTTATGTATAGGTGGCAGTTGTAGTAGTGCTTCTGTGTGCTCGCCTTTTACCGGTAACTCAATAAACCCACTCTCTTTAGCTGCCTAGCTTGCCTTCAAACGCTGCCAGCACATCATCTTCCAATGGCTCGTCGAAGTCTTCAGGAATATGAAGCTTGCCAGCGAGTATACCTATTTTCTTTTTAGGCTTGTCTTCAAAGCTGGTAGGTACAATCTTGGCCTGTGCTTTGCCGTAAGCACCTACCAGAATGGTTTCCCCCTGCTCAGCTCTAGCCACAAGCTGAGATAAGGAGCTTTTGGCTTGGTGTATTGATATGACGTCCATAAGTAAACAAGGCCTCCTATGCTGTTAGAGATATATTAAAAGCTTAGCTAGAGTGTCAATACCTTGTTTTGTGGCCTACGTGAAGGCTTATGGTCACAGCAACTAATTCATCCAGCCAAAAGGCTAAGAGCAGCCTTATCGCCAACCGGGAGCCCATCTACAAGGGTGCTTGTGGACCCTTCTACAACTGTATTTGTACCACAGAGAGAACAACTATGTTTATCCCCAACCTTTGCCAAGTCTGCCACTGCTATTTCCTTACAGCTCAATGAACAACAGGAGCAGTGGAGTCTATCAGGGTTTTAGGTGAGCTTTAGAGTTGAGGGGTGACTTTGTGAGGTGCTTTGGGTGAGCCTTGTTAACTCAGAAAAAGCTCTTGGCAATATTGGCATGTTAAACGCGCATCAAAAACACCAACTATTCTGTCAATTTTTATACTATATGAAAATAAATATTCATATTATTAGTTCGGAATGCCATTAGTATCTAATAGAAGAAGTGCAGCAATGGTATTAAGCTTGCTCTTGTAGTAGGGTAGTGAGTAAGTGAAA contains:
- a CDS encoding type II toxin-antitoxin system Phd/YefM family antitoxin, with product MDVISIHQAKSSLSQLVARAEQGETILVGAYGKAQAKIVPTSFEDKPKKKIGILAGKLHIPEDFDEPLEDDVLAAFEGKLGS